The window CGCCGTCCGGGACCTCTACGACCGCCGGATCCGCGCCCAGGTCCACGAGCGCTGGTGACCTCCCGCCGATGAGGCGTGTGCCACCCGACCGGGCGGCACACGCCTGCGCGGGAGCCGCGCCTCAGCGGGCCTCCAGGCCCTCCAGCATCGCCGGCAGCTCCCGGCTGTGCACGACCCCGAGGCTCTTCGTCGCGCGGGTGAGGGCGACATAGAGGTCGTTCCCGCCGCGGGAGTGCGCCGCGAGGATCTCGTCGGGCTCCACGACGAGGACGGCGTCGAACTCCAGCCCCTTGGACTGCGCCGCCGTCATCAGGACGACCGGCGAGTCCAGCGACGCCGGGCCGTCGGCACGCGCCACACCGGCCAGCCCGGCCAGCTCGTCGACCAGCTCGACCGGGAAGCCGGGGGCGTGCAGGATCGCCATCCGGCGGCCGTCCAGCTCCGCGATCTGCCGCTCGACGACGGCGCGCAGGGCCGCGCCCCGGTTCTCCTCGGGGATCCGCAGGCTCCACGGAACGGTCCCGCCCCCGCGCACCGCGGTCGGGGCGGTGAGCGCCGGGTCGACCGCCCGCAGGACGCCCTCGGTGACCCGCATGATCTCGGCCGGGGTCCGGTAGTTGATGGTGAGTTCCACCGTGCGCCAGCGCCCGGCGGTGTACTCGTCGAGCGCCTCGCCCCAGGAGTTCAGCCCGGCCGGGGCGCCGGTCTGGGCCAGGTCGCCCACGATCGTCATGGACCGGCCGGGGCAGCGGCGGGTCAGCAGCCGCCAGGCCATCGGGGAGAGCTCCTGCGCCTCGTCCACGATGATGTGCCCGAAGCCCCAGGTCCGGTCCTCGGCCGCGCGCTCGGAGAGCGGCCGGAACTCGCCCTCGCCCTGGTACTGGCGCGTCAGCAGCTCCGCGTCGATCTCGGCCAGCCCCGCGCCGAAGTCCTCCAGGACGACCTTGGCGAACTCCAGCCGCTCGGCCTCGGCGGCGGCGTCGGCCCGGCGGGTGACGGCGCTGCCCGGCAGCGGGCCGAGGAGTTCGGCGGCCTCGTCGAGCAGCGGCACGTCGTCGGTGGTCCAGGGAGCGGCCAGCTCGTCCGGACCGGGCCGCTCGCGCAGCAGGGCGGCGCGCTCGGCCTCGGAGAAGTCCGGCATGGCGTCCGCGAGCAGCTGCGGGGAGGCGAACAGCGCGGTGAGCAGTTGCTCCGGACCGAGCAGCGGCCACAGCTTCTCGGCCAGGGCCTGGAAGTCGCGCTCGACGACGAGCGCGTCGGCGAGGTCCACCACGTCGTCCAGCGCCATCTCACCGCCCCGGTCCCTGGCGATCCGCAGGGCCAGCTCGGAGGAGAGCCGCTCCACCAGGGCGGCCCGGGCCGCGTTGTGGGGCTCGCCGGTCCGGTGCGCGGCGGCGTGCGCCCGCTCGCAGAGCGCCCGGCCGATCACGAGCTCCTCCTGGTGCGGCGAGCTGCGGCCGACGGTGATGGTCCAGGGCTCCTCTTCCTCCGGGAGCTGCCGCAGGCCCTCCAGCGCGGTGGCGAGCACCCGCGCCATCCGGGCGTCGCCCTTCACGGCGGCGGCCTCCGGCGTCTCGGTGTCCGTCCCGGTCACGCCCGGGTAGAGGGCGCCGATGCTGCTCAGCACGACCTCGCTCTCGCCGAGCGCGGGGAGCACCTGGTCGATGTAGCGCAGGAACGTCCTGTTCGGCCCGATGACCAGCACACCGCGCTTGGCCAGGCGGTCGCGGTGGGTGTAGAGGAGGTACGCGGCGCGGTGCAGGGCGACCACGGTCTTGCCGGTGCCCGGGCCGCCCTGGACGACCAGCACGCCGCTCAGCTCGGAGCGGATCACCCGGTCCTGCTCGGCCTGGATGGTCGAGACGATGTCCCCCATCCGGCCGGTCCGGGCCGCGGTCAGCGAGGCGAGCAGGGCGCTCTCCCCGCTGAGGCCGGAGCCGTCCCGGCTCTCCAGGTCACCCATGGCGAAGGCGTCGTCGTCGAAGTCGACGACGGTCCGCCCCTTGGTCCGCAGGTGCCGTCGCCCCGTCACCCCGCCGGGCGCGGCCGGCGTCGCGCGGTAGAACGGCTCCGCGGCCGACGCCCGCCAGTCGGTGAGCAGCGGCTCGTGGTCGTCGTCCGCGAGGGCGATCCGGCCGATGTACTGCCGCTCGCCGTCGGCGGTGTCGAGCCGGCCGAAGCAGAGCCCGTACTCCGCGGCGTACAGCTCCGCCAGCCGGCGGGTGTGGTGGAGCTCCATGGTGTCGCGCTCCAGGCGGGACTGGAGCGTGCCGCCCTGCTCCTGGCGGTGGACCGCGCGCAGCCGGGCCGTCGCGAGTTCGCGCCGGCTCTCCAGCCGGTCGTAGAGCCGGCCGACGTAGGCGTTCTCCGCCCGCAGCTCCCGGGCCCGCCAGTCGTCGGAGGGCAGGGCGGCGCCCGGTCCCGCCCCGGTCCCGGCTCCGGCATCGACACCGGCGGGACGTTCGGACGAGGACGACGACGTGGGGACCATGGCCAGCTCCATTGACTCAGGGGTCCTCGACCGACCGGGCGACCGAGGGTGGCGGTGCGAGGACCGCCGTGTGCGACACGGGAAGGCCCGGGGCCGGGGCCTGCGCTCGGCCGGCGGCCCGGGACGGGGACACTCAGGATAATGATCTTGGGAAACGGCGGACCCGGAAGCCGGCGCCGCCGAGCGCCGCGGGGGCGCGAATCCGGGCCGCTGCGCCTCCATATCCGCAGGTCCCGGCCTCGGCGGACAATTCTGCGGTACGACGGGGGCCTTGCCGCAAGCCCCCCGGTGCGCTATAAGTTGGGAGTGGAAAGGAGTGGGTCGACCTCCTTCCCGTTCATCGTCCGCAGTGGTCGGACACCCCCGTACGAAGCCCGGTGAGCCCGCGTCCCGCCGTGCCCTCCGTTGCCGCCGCGCCGGTGCCGCGGCCATTCGGACGGGTCGGTCGGGGGCATGCCGGAGTCCCCGGAGCCTCTCACACTCCGCGGCGCGGGTGGGTGGCCCCGGCCTGCCGCCGGGCATCGCGGGCGGCCCCGGGCAGCGGCCGGTGCGGCGGAGCCCGGTACCAGAGACCTCCGCGCCCCGCCCATAGGTTGGCTCTATGAGGTCATAGCTCCGGGCCCCCTACAGCAGTGCAGACTGCAGAGGTTTGCTACGAACGTCCGTCTGCCGCTCGCCCGTCCGGAGGAACGCCCGCCATGTCCCGCCCGATCCGCATCGCGATCGTCGGAGCCGGCCCCGCCGGCATCTACGCCGCAGACGCCCTGCTCAAGTCCGACGCCGCCCAGGCCCCGGGTGTCTCCATCGACCTGTTCGAGCGGATGCCCGCGCCGTTCGGCCTGATCCGCTACGGCGTCGCCCCCGACCACCCCCGGATCAAGGGCATCGTCACCGCGCTGCACCAGGTCCTGGAGAAGCCCGGCATACGCCTGTTCGGCAACGTCGACTACCCGAACGACCTCACCCTGGACGACCTGCACCGCTTCTACGACGCGGCGGTCTTCGCCACCGGTGCGACGGCCGACCGGGCACTCGACATCCCCGGTGTCGGCCTGGACGGCTCCTACGGCGCCGCCGACTTCGTCTCCTGGTACGACGGGCACCCCGACGTCCCCCGGACGTGGCCGCTGGAGGCCCGCAAGGTCGCCGTGCTCGGCGCGGGCAACGTGGCGCTCGACGTGGCCCGCATCCTCGCCAAGACCGCCGACGAACTGCTCTCCACCGAGATCCCGCCGAACGTCCACGCCGGCCTGACGGCCAACCAGGCGCTGGAGGTGCACGTCTTCGGCCGACGCGGCCCGGCCCAGGCCAAGTTCAGCCCCATGGAGCTGCGGGAGCTCGACCACTCCCCGACCATCGAGGTCGT of the Kitasatospora sp. NBC_01246 genome contains:
- a CDS encoding HelD family protein, yielding MVPTSSSSSERPAGVDAGAGTGAGPGAALPSDDWRARELRAENAYVGRLYDRLESRRELATARLRAVHRQEQGGTLQSRLERDTMELHHTRRLAELYAAEYGLCFGRLDTADGERQYIGRIALADDDHEPLLTDWRASAAEPFYRATPAAPGGVTGRRHLRTKGRTVVDFDDDAFAMGDLESRDGSGLSGESALLASLTAARTGRMGDIVSTIQAEQDRVIRSELSGVLVVQGGPGTGKTVVALHRAAYLLYTHRDRLAKRGVLVIGPNRTFLRYIDQVLPALGESEVVLSSIGALYPGVTGTDTETPEAAAVKGDARMARVLATALEGLRQLPEEEEPWTITVGRSSPHQEELVIGRALCERAHAAAHRTGEPHNAARAALVERLSSELALRIARDRGGEMALDDVVDLADALVVERDFQALAEKLWPLLGPEQLLTALFASPQLLADAMPDFSEAERAALLRERPGPDELAAPWTTDDVPLLDEAAELLGPLPGSAVTRRADAAAEAERLEFAKVVLEDFGAGLAEIDAELLTRQYQGEGEFRPLSERAAEDRTWGFGHIIVDEAQELSPMAWRLLTRRCPGRSMTIVGDLAQTGAPAGLNSWGEALDEYTAGRWRTVELTINYRTPAEIMRVTEGVLRAVDPALTAPTAVRGGGTVPWSLRIPEENRGAALRAVVERQIAELDGRRMAILHAPGFPVELVDELAGLAGVARADGPASLDSPVVLMTAAQSKGLEFDAVLVVEPDEILAAHSRGGNDLYVALTRATKSLGVVHSRELPAMLEGLEAR